A stretch of the Clostridiales bacterium genome encodes the following:
- a CDS encoding bifunctional phosphoribosyl-AMP cyclohydrolase/phosphoribosyl-ATP diphosphatase HisIE, translating to MLNIDELKFDEKGLIPAIVTDAISGKVLTLAYMNKESLKISMEKGLTCFWSRSRQELWLKGETSGNYQHIVSITADCDRDALLVKVEKDGPACHTGAESCFNDEVWESDELHEFTYEGLMNLLIGRKIEKKEGSYTTYLFEKGLDKILKKVGEETTEVIIAAKDKDKKNTVYEIADLAYHVMVLMIEAGISLEDIHRELASRHVIDKKVKQEKMV from the coding sequence ATGCTGAATATCGATGAACTGAAGTTTGATGAAAAAGGACTGATTCCGGCGATTGTGACGGATGCCATCAGCGGCAAGGTGCTGACGCTGGCGTACATGAATAAGGAAAGCCTGAAGATCTCCATGGAGAAGGGGCTGACCTGCTTCTGGAGCCGGAGCCGGCAGGAACTGTGGCTGAAGGGTGAGACCAGCGGCAACTACCAGCATATCGTATCCATTACGGCGGACTGCGACCGGGATGCCCTGCTGGTGAAGGTGGAAAAGGACGGCCCGGCCTGCCATACCGGCGCGGAATCCTGCTTCAACGACGAAGTGTGGGAGAGCGATGAGCTGCATGAGTTCACCTACGAAGGGCTGATGAACCTGCTGATCGGCCGGAAGATCGAGAAGAAGGAAGGCTCCTATACTACCTACCTGTTTGAGAAAGGACTGGACAAGATCCTGAAGAAGGTGGGCGAGGAGACCACGGAAGTGATCATCGCCGCGAAGGACAAGGACAAGAAGAACACTGTGTATGAAATCGCGGACCTTGCGTACCACGTCATGGTGCTGATGATTGAAGCGGGGATCTCCCTGGAGGATATCCACCGGGAGCTGGCATCCCGCCATGTGATTGACAAGAAAGTAAAGCAGGAGAAAATGGTCTGA
- a CDS encoding histidinol-phosphatase, whose amino-acid sequence MFDLHMHTVWSDGTNTAEEMVQEAIRKGLETVGISDHSSGDPCGMTLEQSADYRAEIARLKEKYAGQIRVLCGLERDYFTDDFADYDYTIGSVHWLAMPDGHHVPVDYMAEKLREGADKYFGGDFYALAEAYYAMMAKVVEVTKCDIIGHFDLITKFIEQDPAFDTNHPRYVKAWQQAADELLKTGKPFEVNTGAISRGYRTTPYPAKEIRDYIREHGGKLIMSSDAHAKENIAFRFDEWEGK is encoded by the coding sequence ATGTTCGATCTTCACATGCATACCGTCTGGTCCGACGGGACGAATACGGCGGAGGAGATGGTACAGGAAGCAATCCGGAAGGGACTGGAAACCGTCGGGATTTCCGACCACAGCTCCGGGGACCCCTGCGGGATGACGCTGGAGCAGAGCGCGGACTACCGTGCGGAGATCGCCCGGCTGAAGGAAAAGTATGCCGGACAGATCCGCGTGCTGTGTGGGCTGGAACGGGACTACTTTACCGACGACTTTGCTGATTACGACTATACGATCGGATCGGTTCACTGGCTTGCCATGCCGGACGGACATCATGTGCCCGTTGACTACATGGCGGAAAAGCTGCGGGAAGGTGCGGACAAGTATTTCGGCGGCGACTTCTACGCCCTGGCGGAAGCTTACTACGCGATGATGGCCAAAGTAGTGGAAGTGACGAAATGCGACATCATCGGGCATTTTGACCTGATTACCAAGTTCATCGAGCAGGATCCTGCCTTTGACACAAACCATCCGCGGTATGTGAAAGCCTGGCAGCAGGCGGCGGATGAGCTGCTGAAGACCGGGAAACCCTTTGAGGTGAACACCGGCGCAATCTCCCGGGGATACCGGACAACGCCGTATCCGGCGAAGGAGATCCGGGATTATATCCGGGAACACGGCGGAAAGCTCATCATGTCCAGCGACGCGCACGCGAAGGAGAATATCGCGTTCCGGTTTGATGAGTGGGAAGGGAAATAA
- a CDS encoding von Willebrand factor type A domain-containing protein has protein sequence MKKIIAALLAAVLALTGMAAAFAEGNEILRKGDSGEKVTWIQTRLIELEYLEGNATGTFDDATEKALQWFQKDNRLLATGMADETTMNVLAECTKKAYKPTDSGLEWLFGDSVVYEACTEADASVNYAPMPMTTAAAMKMMDTGYWNTEEYTTFRGNRFLSTKVSPLSTFAADVDTSSYTLLRRKILSGERVPADSVRIEEMLNYFRYDYKQPEGDEPFGVTITCAPCPWNEKTQLLQIGLQAKVIEEENRPGHNLVFLIDTSGSMQGEDRLDLVKRAFLMLLDDLKPEDTVSIVTYASRDRVVIEGVPAREKTRIMEAINELEAHGSTNGSAGIMRAYEIAEKYYLKDGVNRILLATDGDLNVGMTSEGDLARLAEEKRKGGVSLTCLGFGMGNYKDNKMEALADYGNGNCWYIDTIHEARKALVTEGGGTFITVAKDVKIQVDFNPAYVRGYRLIGYEDRLLEAEDFANDAVDGGEIGSGHRMTALYEIVPAGSDFDFGDAESRYSMAVQKVGSQEMLTVSIRAKEPDGNESRLYEYPVSAATVSTEMDDNMKFAAAVIETGMILRDSEWKGTATYAGALELLRSCGSVTGDSCKEEFVYLVNLLERGN, from the coding sequence ATGAAAAAGATCATTGCGGCATTGCTGGCGGCGGTCCTGGCGCTGACCGGGATGGCGGCGGCGTTCGCGGAAGGAAACGAGATCCTGCGGAAGGGCGACAGCGGAGAGAAAGTGACATGGATCCAGACGAGGCTGATTGAGCTGGAGTACCTGGAGGGAAATGCCACCGGAACATTTGATGACGCTACGGAGAAAGCGCTGCAGTGGTTCCAGAAGGATAACAGGCTGCTGGCAACGGGAATGGCGGACGAGACCACGATGAACGTGCTGGCGGAATGTACGAAGAAAGCGTACAAGCCGACCGATTCGGGCCTGGAATGGTTGTTCGGGGACAGTGTGGTGTACGAGGCGTGCACGGAAGCCGACGCAAGTGTGAATTACGCACCCATGCCGATGACCACCGCAGCCGCCATGAAGATGATGGATACGGGTTACTGGAATACGGAGGAGTACACCACATTCCGGGGCAACCGTTTCCTGAGCACGAAGGTATCCCCGCTGAGCACCTTTGCGGCGGACGTGGATACCTCCAGCTACACACTGCTGCGGCGGAAGATTCTGAGCGGGGAACGGGTGCCGGCAGACAGCGTGCGGATTGAGGAGATGCTGAATTATTTCCGGTATGACTACAAACAGCCGGAAGGGGACGAGCCGTTCGGCGTGACGATTACCTGCGCACCGTGCCCCTGGAATGAAAAGACACAGCTGCTGCAGATCGGCCTGCAGGCGAAGGTGATTGAGGAAGAAAACCGGCCGGGGCATAACCTGGTGTTCCTGATTGATACATCGGGCAGCATGCAGGGGGAAGACCGGCTGGACCTGGTGAAGCGCGCGTTCCTGATGCTGCTGGATGACCTGAAGCCGGAAGACACGGTGTCCATCGTAACCTATGCCAGCCGGGACCGCGTGGTGATTGAAGGCGTGCCGGCCCGGGAAAAGACCCGGATTATGGAAGCCATCAACGAGCTGGAAGCTCACGGATCGACCAACGGCAGCGCCGGCATCATGCGGGCATATGAAATCGCGGAGAAGTACTACCTGAAGGATGGTGTGAACCGCATCCTGCTGGCGACAGACGGCGACCTGAACGTCGGCATGACCAGCGAGGGCGACCTGGCCCGGCTGGCGGAAGAAAAGCGCAAAGGCGGCGTAAGCCTGACCTGCCTGGGGTTCGGCATGGGCAACTACAAGGACAACAAGATGGAAGCGCTGGCGGATTACGGCAACGGCAACTGTTGGTATATCGATACGATCCATGAGGCGCGGAAGGCCCTGGTGACCGAAGGCGGCGGAACCTTCATCACCGTGGCGAAAGACGTGAAGATCCAGGTGGACTTCAATCCGGCATATGTGCGCGGATACCGGCTGATCGGCTATGAAGACCGGCTGCTGGAGGCGGAGGATTTCGCGAATGACGCGGTGGACGGCGGCGAGATCGGCAGCGGGCACCGGATGACAGCCCTGTATGAGATCGTTCCGGCAGGCTCCGACTTTGACTTCGGTGACGCGGAAAGCCGGTATTCCATGGCAGTTCAGAAAGTGGGCAGCCAGGAAATGCTGACTGTCAGCATCCGTGCCAAGGAGCCGGACGGCAACGAAAGCCGGCTGTATGAATATCCGGTGAGTGCCGCGACGGTGAGCACAGAGATGGATGACAACATGAAGTTTGCGGCGGCGGTGATCGAGACCGGCATGATCCTGCGGGACAGCGAGTGGAAGGGAACCGCCACATATGCCGGCGCACTGGAACTGCTGCGGAGCTGCGGCAGCGTGACCGGGGACAGCTGCAAGGAAGAATTTGTGTACCTGGTGAACCTGCTGGAGCGTGGAAACTGA
- a CDS encoding 4Fe-4S binding protein: MASAIGRHRRKIVQLGWGLLSNAYVQGFLPGGPNLYEGGLKRVCVPGLNCYSCPGALGSCPVGALQNALSARRLKFPFYVLGYLIAIGMLAGRLICGWLCIFGLIQELLYKIPTPKLKIPEKIDRPLRWLKYIVLAVLVIGLPLFWRDEFGSGAPFFCEYLCPVGTLQGGIPQVLMNDVLRPALGWLFRWKMAILVLCVLSSIFIYRPFCKYLCPLGAFYSLFQKVSIVRMKVDREACVDCGACGKACRMNVDPHQIPNSTECIRCGECMKACPVHALKYTVAGKEIRKREGKKGNAV, from the coding sequence ATGGCCTCAGCCATCGGAAGGCACCGGAGGAAGATCGTCCAGCTGGGATGGGGCCTGCTGTCCAATGCCTATGTCCAGGGATTCCTCCCGGGAGGCCCAAACCTGTACGAAGGCGGGCTGAAGCGCGTATGCGTGCCCGGACTGAACTGCTATTCCTGCCCCGGAGCGCTCGGTTCCTGCCCGGTCGGAGCGCTGCAGAACGCGCTGAGCGCGCGGAGGCTGAAATTCCCGTTTTATGTGCTGGGATACCTGATCGCCATCGGGATGCTGGCGGGCCGGCTGATCTGCGGATGGCTGTGTATCTTCGGCCTGATCCAGGAGCTGCTCTACAAAATCCCGACGCCGAAGCTGAAAATACCCGAAAAAATCGACCGGCCGCTGCGGTGGCTGAAGTACATCGTGCTGGCGGTGCTGGTGATCGGGCTTCCGCTGTTCTGGAGGGATGAATTCGGATCCGGCGCACCGTTCTTCTGCGAATACCTGTGCCCGGTCGGCACGCTGCAGGGCGGGATTCCGCAGGTGCTGATGAACGACGTACTGCGCCCGGCCCTCGGATGGCTGTTCCGGTGGAAGATGGCAATCCTGGTCCTGTGTGTGCTGAGCTCCATATTCATTTACCGGCCGTTCTGCAAGTACCTGTGCCCCCTGGGCGCGTTCTACTCCCTGTTCCAGAAGGTGAGCATCGTCCGGATGAAGGTGGACAGGGAGGCCTGTGTGGACTGCGGCGCCTGCGGAAAGGCATGCAGGATGAACGTGGATCCGCATCAGATACCGAACAGCACGGAATGTATCCGCTGCGGGGAGTGCATGAAGGCATGCCCCGTACACGCACTGAAATATACCGTTGCGGGAAAGGAAATCCGCAAACGGGAAGGAAAGAAGGGGAATGCTGTATGA
- a CDS encoding TlpA family protein disulfide reductase, which yields MKNHGMMKTILTLILALSICLIPACVTAEEIPQDTPVFKYPGTGVQIEILPAFEEAEGVITPSYDFEFTGTGVYVAGLTYYAFTSEKYAELAGKDQLTDEEMEFVTQRTADLLWVFGIKKDRDVRQLLDVLGGVVGIQVDGLQEIESAGEYRYFRKTGPDREIAGGFEAKYRDEYEALVKACEEKTSMIRVTEPAIQASAESGSVISFETTDLAGNPVKSEELFSPYKLTMINLWGTFCGPCIQEMPGLETLYQTMKAKDVNVIGVVVDISGPNDKGLIEEAEDIISTTGVKYMNLLPWDGIDAALPATAIPTTYFVNSQGQLVGRPAVGSRSAAAYEGLIDSVLAQMGK from the coding sequence ATGAAGAACCATGGAATGATGAAAACCATCCTGACCCTGATCCTGGCATTATCCATCTGCCTGATTCCGGCCTGTGTAACGGCGGAAGAGATTCCGCAGGACACACCGGTGTTCAAGTATCCGGGTACCGGTGTACAGATTGAAATACTGCCGGCTTTCGAGGAGGCAGAAGGTGTTATCACGCCCTCGTACGATTTTGAATTTACGGGCACCGGCGTATATGTGGCAGGCCTGACCTACTATGCCTTTACAAGTGAGAAATATGCCGAACTGGCCGGGAAGGACCAGCTGACAGACGAGGAAATGGAATTCGTGACACAGCGGACAGCCGACCTGCTCTGGGTATTCGGTATCAAAAAGGACCGGGATGTGAGACAACTGCTGGATGTACTGGGCGGCGTTGTCGGCATCCAGGTGGACGGACTGCAGGAAATCGAATCAGCCGGAGAATACCGCTACTTCCGCAAGACCGGACCTGACCGGGAAATTGCCGGCGGATTTGAAGCAAAGTACCGGGACGAATACGAAGCACTGGTGAAGGCCTGTGAGGAAAAAACGTCCATGATCCGGGTAACGGAACCGGCAATACAGGCATCGGCGGAAAGCGGATCCGTGATTTCCTTTGAGACGACCGACCTGGCCGGGAATCCGGTGAAATCAGAAGAGCTGTTCAGTCCTTATAAACTGACGATGATCAACCTGTGGGGGACCTTCTGCGGACCGTGCATCCAGGAGATGCCGGGACTGGAAACCCTATACCAGACAATGAAAGCGAAGGATGTGAACGTCATCGGGGTGGTGGTGGACATCAGCGGACCCAACGACAAGGGCCTGATTGAAGAAGCTGAGGACATTATCAGCACGACCGGCGTGAAATACATGAACCTGCTGCCCTGGGACGGAATCGACGCGGCGCTGCCGGCAACGGCCATCCCGACCACCTACTTTGTGAATTCGCAGGGACAGCTTGTCGGGAGACCGGCTGTGGGCTCCCGGAGCGCGGCTGCCTATGAGGGACTGATTGACTCGGTTTTGGCGCAGATGGGCAAATAA
- a CDS encoding metallophosphoesterase codes for MRILALADEPSDRLWSDRCRDALSGIDLILSAGDLPSSYLSFITCFTNAPVIYVHGNHDDKYAQKPPEGCLCADGKIVQLKGVRILGLGGSLRYRPDAVNMYSEQEMEDRIRSLRWNLRSTGGFDILLTHSPIRGVGDQEHISHRGFECFGPLLDKYRPAVMIHGHVHQAYSAFFQRQRDYHGIPVINASTSYVFDLPDTPDRKEPSRRGLRIMEKASRFE; via the coding sequence ATGCGGATTCTGGCTCTCGCGGATGAACCTTCCGATCGGCTGTGGAGCGACCGGTGCAGGGATGCGCTCAGCGGAATTGACCTGATCCTTTCCGCCGGTGACCTTCCCTCCAGCTACCTGTCATTCATCACATGCTTCACCAATGCCCCGGTAATCTATGTCCACGGCAACCATGATGACAAGTATGCCCAGAAGCCGCCGGAGGGCTGCCTCTGTGCGGACGGAAAGATCGTGCAGCTCAAAGGGGTCCGGATTCTCGGTCTCGGCGGCAGCCTGCGTTACCGGCCGGATGCCGTCAATATGTATTCCGAGCAGGAGATGGAAGACCGGATCCGGTCGCTCCGCTGGAATCTCCGTTCCACCGGCGGTTTCGATATTCTCCTCACCCACTCCCCGATCCGCGGTGTGGGCGACCAGGAGCATATCTCCCACCGCGGGTTCGAATGTTTCGGGCCCCTGCTGGACAAGTACCGTCCCGCCGTCATGATCCACGGTCATGTGCACCAGGCCTATTCCGCGTTTTTCCAGCGCCAGCGGGATTACCACGGCATTCCGGTCATCAATGCCTCCACATCCTATGTGTTCGATCTTCCGGATACCCCGGACCGAAAGGAACCGTCCCGCCGGGGACTCCGCATCATGGAAAAAGCCAGCCGCTTCGAGTGA
- a CDS encoding BMP family ABC transporter substrate-binding protein yields the protein MSDHYGKARRDGLRIYTAAIQANTDPYLPVLENKVPNLAQLSRLSLGVMTVPLDRVVGSVSQGRAFAFTENFLPILDGGSEFAAKWDRLYESVEAEGVNMPITALEYMGLYYVIEGNKRVSVMKAMEAEDIEADVTRVLPEHTNDPDVIAYYEYCDFTKETGLYNILFSRPGSYQKLVSFPGVRAGEKWTEDEIMSLRKLYHYFYSSYNSVMRGTPSIPAGDAFLAYLVAFGYKEVRDDDMGKTKERIRLMAREFEAHDGQVRLVMDRSKPAPIPILGQLFAPSKVRAAFLFTRQVELSAWNYWHNLGRIEAEEKLGSKLETAMRIIPSRADFADEVDALIKDGYTAIFATSPVMLNSAIQPALEHPEVRFLCCSLLSNYKNIRNYYIRFYEPKFLLGLAAGILSESGKIGYIADFPIHGSPSAANAFALGARMVNPKAKVFLNWSSASWFDPENPFEDPEIRVICNRDITAPIHTARDYGLYVRDGKDIINMATLVPRWGVLYRTMIEMMLDGTFDAAGDRQSVTNYWWGLGSRIIDVAFSSRFDPYAARIIRHFRDELKEDTFSPFEGEIRDQAGTLRCEADRRMTPAEILCMDYLVDNIVGSFPAEEELIETARPLVRLQGIRGELRPELSSFSWNRK from the coding sequence ATGAGCGATCATTATGGCAAAGCCCGCCGCGACGGCCTGCGGATCTATACCGCCGCAATCCAGGCCAATACAGATCCCTACCTGCCCGTGCTGGAGAACAAGGTGCCGAACCTTGCCCAGCTGAGCCGTCTTTCCCTGGGGGTCATGACCGTCCCACTGGATCGGGTGGTCGGTTCCGTATCCCAGGGCCGCGCCTTCGCGTTTACGGAAAATTTCCTGCCGATCCTCGACGGCGGCAGCGAGTTCGCCGCCAAATGGGACCGCCTGTACGAGAGTGTCGAGGCGGAAGGCGTCAACATGCCCATCACCGCGCTCGAGTATATGGGCTTGTATTATGTAATTGAAGGAAACAAGCGTGTTTCCGTCATGAAGGCCATGGAAGCCGAGGATATCGAGGCCGATGTCACCCGCGTCCTGCCGGAGCATACGAACGATCCGGATGTCATCGCCTACTATGAATACTGTGACTTCACGAAAGAAACAGGGTTGTACAACATCCTGTTCTCCCGTCCCGGCTCCTACCAGAAGCTGGTTTCCTTCCCCGGTGTCCGTGCCGGGGAAAAGTGGACGGAAGACGAAATCATGTCCCTCCGGAAGCTGTATCACTATTTCTACTCGTCCTACAATTCCGTCATGCGCGGTACGCCCTCCATTCCCGCCGGGGATGCCTTCCTGGCCTACCTGGTGGCCTTCGGCTATAAGGAAGTCCGGGATGACGACATGGGCAAAACCAAAGAGCGGATCCGCCTGATGGCCCGCGAATTCGAAGCGCACGACGGCCAGGTCCGCCTCGTCATGGACCGGAGCAAGCCGGCGCCCATCCCGATTCTCGGCCAGCTGTTCGCCCCCTCAAAGGTCCGGGCCGCCTTCCTGTTTACAAGGCAGGTTGAGCTTTCTGCCTGGAACTACTGGCACAACCTGGGCCGGATCGAAGCGGAGGAAAAGCTCGGCAGCAAGCTGGAAACCGCTATGCGGATTATTCCTTCCCGGGCGGATTTTGCCGATGAGGTCGACGCCCTGATCAAAGACGGCTACACTGCCATCTTCGCCACATCCCCTGTCATGCTCAACAGCGCGATCCAGCCGGCGCTTGAACATCCGGAAGTCCGCTTCCTCTGCTGCTCGCTGCTGTCCAACTACAAGAACATCCGCAACTACTACATCCGGTTCTACGAGCCGAAGTTCCTGCTCGGCCTGGCGGCGGGCATCCTGTCGGAAAGCGGAAAAATCGGCTACATCGCCGACTTCCCGATCCACGGTTCCCCTTCCGCCGCCAATGCCTTCGCCCTCGGTGCCCGGATGGTCAACCCGAAGGCAAAGGTCTTCCTCAACTGGTCTTCCGCCTCCTGGTTCGATCCGGAAAACCCGTTTGAGGACCCGGAAATCCGCGTCATCTGCAACCGGGATATCACCGCCCCGATCCACACCGCCCGCGACTACGGCCTGTATGTGCGGGACGGAAAGGATATCATCAACATGGCCACCCTGGTCCCACGCTGGGGTGTCCTCTACCGCACGATGATTGAAATGATGCTGGACGGCACCTTCGATGCTGCCGGTGACCGGCAGTCCGTAACCAACTACTGGTGGGGCCTCGGCTCCCGCATCATTGATGTGGCGTTCTCTTCCCGCTTCGATCCCTATGCTGCCCGGATCATCCGTCACTTCCGCGATGAGCTGAAGGAAGACACGTTCTCCCCCTTCGAGGGCGAGATCCGGGACCAGGCCGGAACGCTGCGCTGCGAAGCCGACCGCCGCATGACCCCGGCCGAAATCCTCTGCATGGATTACCTGGTCGATAATATTGTTGGTTCCTTCCCCGCGGAGGAGGAACTGATCGAAACCGCACGTCCGCTCGTCCGTCTCCAGGGCATCCGGGGCGAACTTCGTCCGGAGCTCTCCTCCTTCAGCTGGAACAGAAAGTGA
- a CDS encoding phosphoribosylaminoimidazolesuccinocarboxamide synthase, with translation MPEIGAVLREGKGKKIYATDNPDEAIVFFKDEAMSFHGLKRGRILGKGEVNNQICETLFNLLAEHGIESHFIRRIDARHSLIKRCEMFPFSVKIRNVVAGQLSLRTGLPIGMKLEQPVVEYIMRDTDMDLDPVINHTHIYAMKAATPEDMKQIDETALKVNTILKEYLGSINIELIDFKLQFGRFHGKIIVADEITPDTSRFWDSSTHEPLDKDRFRRDMDNVAEAYQEVLHRMIGVG, from the coding sequence ATGCCGGAGATCGGGGCAGTTTTGCGGGAAGGAAAAGGGAAAAAAATCTACGCAACGGACAACCCGGACGAGGCGATTGTTTTCTTTAAAGATGAAGCAATGTCCTTCCACGGGCTCAAGCGCGGCCGCATTCTCGGCAAGGGCGAAGTGAATAACCAGATTTGTGAAACCCTGTTCAACCTCCTGGCGGAACATGGCATCGAAAGCCATTTCATCCGCCGGATCGACGCGCGCCACAGTCTTATCAAGCGCTGTGAAATGTTCCCCTTCTCCGTCAAGATCCGCAACGTGGTCGCGGGCCAGCTGTCCCTGCGCACCGGTCTTCCCATCGGTATGAAGCTGGAGCAGCCGGTGGTGGAGTATATCATGCGTGATACCGATATGGACCTGGATCCCGTGATCAACCATACCCATATCTACGCCATGAAGGCCGCCACCCCGGAGGACATGAAGCAGATTGACGAAACCGCCCTGAAGGTGAACACCATCCTCAAGGAGTACCTCGGAAGCATCAATATTGAGCTGATTGATTTCAAGCTGCAGTTCGGCCGTTTCCATGGAAAGATCATCGTGGCCGATGAAATTACCCCGGACACTTCCCGTTTCTGGGACAGCAGTACCCACGAGCCGCTCGACAAGGACCGTTTCAGGAGAGATATGGACAATGTCGCGGAAGCATACCAGGAAGTGCTTCATCGTATGATCGGCGTGGGTTAA
- the tig gene encoding trigger factor — MSHTYEKVSGNKAKLTFTVPAEQFDEAMQKAYLKMRGRINVPGFRKGKAPRSLIERMYGEGVFYEDAFDLIFPEIYQEAVKAEDIHPVDQPNIDIDEIGAGKELKFHLEVFVRPDVELGEYKALSVEAEQQKVTDAMIDARIGQDQDKASRTIDVEDRPVQEGDTVNLDYAGTVDGVAFAGGTAEKQTLKIGSHQFIEGFEEQMIGMNIGEEKDLQVKFPDEYHAEELKGKDAVFHVKVNGIQVTEKPELDDDFAADISEFDTFAAYKDSIVKELTEQVERSNNAALENALVDKAAENAKVDIPQAMIDDQAEYMLRDMAMRMSYQGLRLEDYMKYTGQTREDMVNMHKPEAAKRVKAELVIEAIRKAEKIEPTEEDVEKAIADQAKSMGQDVEEFRKGLTDEQKNYLKENAAIQLVLDLLKKDAKIVEKKEEKAEKPAKKTTAKKAAKADDAEEKPAKKPAAKKAAKADDAEEKPAKKPAAKKAAKADDAEEKPAKKPAAKKAAKTAE; from the coding sequence ATGAGCCACACCTATGAGAAGGTATCCGGAAACAAAGCGAAGCTGACCTTTACCGTTCCCGCCGAACAGTTCGACGAGGCGATGCAGAAGGCGTATCTGAAGATGCGCGGACGTATCAACGTTCCCGGATTCCGGAAGGGCAAGGCTCCCAGAAGCCTGATTGAAAGAATGTACGGCGAAGGCGTATTCTACGAAGACGCGTTCGACCTGATCTTCCCGGAAATCTACCAGGAAGCCGTGAAGGCGGAAGATATCCATCCCGTCGACCAGCCGAACATCGACATCGATGAAATCGGCGCCGGCAAGGAACTGAAGTTCCACCTGGAAGTGTTCGTGCGGCCCGACGTGGAACTGGGCGAATACAAGGCGCTGAGCGTGGAAGCGGAACAGCAGAAGGTGACCGACGCCATGATCGACGCCCGGATCGGCCAGGACCAGGATAAGGCCAGCCGCACCATCGACGTGGAAGACCGTCCCGTGCAGGAAGGCGACACCGTGAACCTGGACTATGCCGGAACCGTGGACGGCGTTGCGTTCGCCGGCGGCACCGCGGAAAAGCAGACCCTGAAGATCGGCAGCCATCAGTTCATCGAAGGCTTCGAGGAGCAGATGATCGGCATGAACATCGGCGAGGAGAAGGACCTGCAGGTCAAGTTCCCCGATGAGTACCACGCCGAAGAGCTGAAGGGCAAGGACGCGGTGTTCCATGTGAAGGTGAACGGCATCCAGGTGACTGAGAAGCCCGAGCTGGACGACGATTTCGCCGCCGATATCAGCGAGTTCGACACGTTTGCCGCCTACAAGGACAGCATCGTGAAGGAACTGACCGAGCAGGTTGAACGCAGCAACAACGCCGCGCTGGAAAACGCGCTGGTGGACAAGGCCGCGGAGAACGCCAAGGTGGATATTCCCCAGGCGATGATCGATGACCAGGCGGAATACATGCTGCGCGACATGGCCATGCGGATGAGCTACCAGGGACTGCGCCTGGAAGACTACATGAAGTATACCGGCCAGACCCGCGAGGACATGGTGAACATGCACAAGCCCGAAGCCGCGAAGCGCGTGAAGGCTGAGCTGGTGATCGAAGCGATCCGCAAGGCGGAGAAGATCGAGCCCACCGAGGAAGATGTTGAAAAGGCGATTGCCGACCAGGCGAAGAGCATGGGCCAGGACGTGGAAGAATTCCGCAAGGGCCTGACCGATGAGCAGAAGAATTACCTGAAGGAAAACGCCGCGATCCAGCTGGTGCTCGACCTGCTGAAGAAGGACGCGAAGATCGTCGAGAAGAAGGAAGAAAAGGCTGAGAAGCCCGCGAAGAAGACCACCGCGAAGAAGGCTGCCAAGGCCGACGACGCGGAGGAGAAGCCCGCGAAGAAGCCCGCCGCGAAGAAGGCTGCCAAGGCCGACGACGCGGAAGAGAAGCCTGCGAAGAAGCCCGCCGCGAAGAAGGCTGCCAAGGCCGACGACGCGGAGGAAAAACCCGCGAAGAAGCCGGCCGCCAAGAAGGCCGCCAAGACCGCGGAATAA
- the clpP gene encoding ATP-dependent Clp endopeptidase proteolytic subunit ClpP, translating into MPLVPMVIEQTNRGERSYDIYSRLLKDRIVFLGGEITDDTANLVVAQLLFLEMEDPDSDISLYINSPGGSVTAGMAIYDTMQYIKPQVRTVCVGMAASMGAFLLMAGEKGKRLALPNAEVMIHQPLGGAQGQATDVAIRAEWLMKTKKKMTNMMAEMTGQPLKKIQADVERDYFMSAEEALQYHIIDEIYQPREKK; encoded by the coding sequence ATGCCGCTCGTACCGATGGTTATTGAACAAACGAACAGGGGAGAACGTTCCTACGATATCTACTCCCGGCTGCTGAAGGACCGGATTGTGTTCCTCGGCGGCGAAATCACCGACGACACCGCCAACCTGGTGGTGGCGCAGCTGCTGTTCCTGGAAATGGAAGACCCGGACAGCGATATCAGCCTGTACATCAACAGCCCCGGCGGTTCCGTGACTGCCGGCATGGCCATCTATGACACGATGCAGTACATCAAGCCGCAGGTGCGGACCGTATGCGTCGGCATGGCTGCCAGCATGGGCGCGTTCCTGCTGATGGCCGGCGAGAAGGGAAAGCGCCTGGCGCTGCCCAATGCCGAAGTGATGATCCACCAGCCGCTGGGCGGCGCCCAGGGCCAGGCGACGGACGTCGCGATCCGCGCTGAATGGCTGATGAAGACCAAGAAAAAGATGACCAACATGATGGCCGAGATGACCGGCCAGCCGCTGAAGAAGATCCAGGCGGATGTGGAACGCGACTATTTCATGAGCGCGGAGGAAGCGCTGCAGTACCACATCATCGATGAGATTTACCAGCCGCGCGAAAAGAAATAA